The Tripterygium wilfordii isolate XIE 37 chromosome 18, ASM1340144v1, whole genome shotgun sequence nucleotide sequence TTATCCCGTGTTTGGTGGGGTGGTCCGCTGGCGTGCCTGTTTTCCACGTCGCTCCACCAAACAGACACCGAACTTAACGCTTCAAGCCTGCAAAAGAAGACGGCGTTGACGGCTTTCATATAATATGGGCCAAGAAAATTTCCAATCTGTTAGGGCCCAAAACTTTCCATTTAAGGGACATTTCAAAAGCTTTATGCGGAAAGTCCAATTACTTAAGAAGCCCAGCCTTCGGCCCACATACTACCAAGGTCGGGGTTCATCCAAATTGATCCCCTGGAAGTTCGGAACTTTCGGCCCATTATCGTGACAGGCCTTCTAAGGTATATGTGTACATTTTTAAAGCTTTAGGAGATACTAGTAAATGGTCTAAATACATTAGCGATTATGTTAACAAGTACGCtttaaaattagaaaattttaaatgAAGCTTATTTCTACAATTACGATAGTACACTTTATTTTCTCAAATGTTAGTTCTGTCAACTTAAAAAGTATTGCTAAACACTTTGACATCTTATTTGATAACTTATAAATTTGGCCACTAGATTAttcctatacatatacatataccaaGGCTCTAATACAAACACCTGTAAATTGTAAACTTATAGGTGCCACTTTTTACTCACAGGTTATGGGTGCTACACACCAACGAGAGTTGGTTTGATTGGCAATCggttgagttagacatatgtgtacctaaagttgaaattaattttggCTTTCTATGATCAAATTCAACTAACTTTACCATCTCACATAAAAAGTCATTAACCTTTTGTGTTCGTTAATAAGACCAAACATGAAGATGAATGTTTATTGATAATTGATAATATCATTTAAATGAGTTGTATATACGACTATAAATAGCcatgaaaaataatttcatgaCGTTTCTCTCAAACCCCCACTGAAATTAATTTCTCACACGAAGCAAAGTaacattattttaatatttgtcCATCTTAACATCACTTTCTAGTGCCGCTCCTTtgtatttatacatatatatgtatatgtatatgtatatgtatatgtaaagtgAAGGGTGCAGGTGATTGGTCAAGCAAATCCGGCTAGCTACTTTTCAAAGTGCATGTGTATCACACTTTGGATATCTCCATAATTCTTATCATCATCAGAATGGACGACTTCAGGTGGTCTGCCCCCTCCcatcccctcccctcccctccaatCCATTCAGTGCTTAATTAATTTCCCTACGTAAAATCACTTTCATTCCCTCTCTATCAACCACCCCTCCTAAAATAGAATACGTAAACTCCcccccaaacaaacaaataatccaaattaaacatgcatgcatgtatatcACGTGCACCGGTATATGTTTTCttcacaatttttatttgtgATAATTAATAGATTATATACGTTTTTGTATTTATTGGGGGAGCTTAATCCACTTTAAGATGGGTAGCATTATgatattattataaataaaaaaaaaggaccggtaaaaaaaaaaaaggtcttaTTTTCGGGCGGGCCGGTAAAATGTAAAAGCCCAACAACTTAAAACTGACTCTAAGCCCAGCCCAATGCCAACGAACAAAAAGCCttcggtcttttttttttcaatatgcaAAAGGACCCTGAAGTTTGGTCTTGTTGCATAAACacccattttattttgtttttatcttgCAAGCCGCAAGGGATGCCTGTACGGCAAAGGGGCCTAAATACATGTTGCCTAGTTATATATGTAGTCCAAGTACCGACATGGACGGTGAACCTCGATACCTGTAAGAATGGGAACGGGTGGCCTTTCTTGGCCCGGAGACGCTccaacgctcaagtcagtattctttaaaaagaaaatcaatgtaGTGAATTTTTTGTGTATACCTCGTTCATAGATCTAACACTCCTTTTATAGGGTGTTGTGTAGTGTGTTAGTTGATATTTTATCATCCTAAATTTCCCGTTTGAAATTTGGATAATAATCCATCTTACTCTATTTTCACGTAATTTGCATTCGAACGCTTCGAATTTCAATCATCCTTGACATGACTCTATAACTCTTCCCTTGTCACGTGTCGTGCTGAATTTTTCGAATTCCAATCGTCCTTGACATGACGAAACTCTCTATAACTCTTCCCTTGTCACGTGCCGTGATGGATTTTTCTAATTCCAATCGTCCTTGACATGAGGAAACTCACTATAACTCTTCCCTTGTCAAGTGTCGTGCTGTATTTTTATCCATCCACATATACCGAAGAGAGAGACTTAAGCAAAAATGGTACCACGAGATATGAATACCGAAATGGGGCTAACCCGGGAAAGCGACTTAACAGGCCCGAAAGCTTTTAACGGTTTCTGTGAGGACATGTACAGTTGGGTCTATAGATATATAGTGTGGGGTCCTAGAACAAAGGGATAGTACTAGGCATGGCATGGTGGCTCTGCATtataactatatatacatacaccgCTGCAGCAGCAGCTATAGGTGCAGCTATTGCTGGTGCTTTTCCATATATATTGCCCCACACTGATAAGATGGGGGCGACGAGAATTATATGGGTTTCTTCACTCATCTTCTTCAAGTTTTCTGATTTTATATATTTACACATGTCCCTTATCCCATACCTTTGGGCCCACACAGATCTCCAattcagtatatatatatttgagactcaaaaacacaaaaaaaaggtTCATAGATACTAAGTCCTAGACTATTGGGGGATATGAATGacagttgttgttgttgttgccatTTAATCATACTCATGAGATGGATACCACTAGTTGATAGGGACTCTTCCTTCATTAAACAATATTCTTTGATGTTCCcttatacaaaaatataaaaaaaaaaacaaaaaaaacacctttGCTGTTATAAGAATGATAAGATTTTGAATCTTCTTAGGACCTAGCTCTTGTGGATAGAGTCAGAAATAAAAGTTAGAGGGgccaaattaaaatttttcacAACTTTGGGGAGAAAAATAAGTTcagaaaaattaaattaataaaagaatTTAATTGACATGAAAGGCAGGTCATAGGGATTCGGAGGGTCTATAACTCCCCCTGAATTTTAGAATTTGAAATTCTCATACGATGACAagtcatttatttttttaataaagtcaAAAGACATGTAATGAGAGAATAAGATGATATTTTTTTAGATAAAAGTAGAAACAAGTTATATAACATTTAGTTTAACCGTTAGATATAAGATTTTAGAATTATTGAGAAATTGTAAAACCCGAATAGTAGCGACAATTGTACACAATCTTAACCTCGCACTCATATATATGGGGACAGTGGAATATAAGAAAGACATCAATCATCAATGAGATTGGGATTTGGTTTGGAGGTGTTAGCCCCCAAGTTACAATCAAACAATTCATATTCATCcagtcacaaaaaaaaaaaaacaaagaaagaaaaaagtgagatttaATCAACGGCACTATTGCATGTGTTTGTGCAGGTAGTCTAGCTCAAGCCAGTGGTCCTCTCACTCTTCTAGCTACACACTCAACCAAGACTATAAAGTGAGCAGCTGCACTTGCAcctctaattaattattaaacaTTGCAAATGCATGCATAGTACTTGGGCATATATATGATGACTTTTCATCTGAATAAATGATGAAAGACTGTCCTCCGAtccatatgtatgtatatatatatataggacacCAAAAGGGGTTAACTTTATCTTTAAGGGGTGAGCATGTAGAGCAGCATCTCCTGCAATTCATCATTCTGGGTTTAAGCCTATGATGTTAAAGTCATGTCATACATGACAGTTCCTCGGAAATTCTTGGTAAAAGCTCTGCTTCTGCATTGTAACTACAATATATGAAAGTGTATATATACTTATTAAAGAAGCTCTTTTGCTGCTGTGTACTGCATATGAGCatcgaaagctaagctagagaCGAAAAAAAGTGAGATAGATCgcagcctatatatatatatattatatgggaCAAAGAAACACTAGTTATAATTAATCTTGTTTGCTTTTGCTGTAATGGGTAGCTAGCAATAGCAATAGCATTCATACTGCTGATCCTTCCTGGTAATTAATCTAGTCCACTTTTATCTTTTAAACTTTGCATCACTTTAATTGTGTGATATATGGGTAGCCAGGCCTCTAGGCTCTAGCCAGTCGAATatggtttttatttattaatttatgaaATGGTAAGTTTTATGCACGTGTGgaacaagaaaaaaatctaCTAATATGTTGATGATGACCATGATCGAAGCTGATATAATCCCCACATGATGCATGTCTTTCTCTGAGTAAGGATAtgatgtgcgtgtgtgtgtgtgtgaaggaACTGTTTGTAGGTGCTTAATATAAGTTATTtcctatatattattatattaattaatgaaacaaaatattaaatattttttaaaatattagtaCTATTTacgctttgttttgtttttggtttctgGGTAATAATGCAAATTGTGATCGCTCTTTCATTGTCAAATTTTGGTGGACAGGGAGGTACAGCTTCCAACCAATAAAGTGTGAAGATGGAAGTGGACCACTTCCATTATTCAATAGATCATGTCCACAAACCGGAGGGCTAGTGATGCACGTAAGAACCAACTTTTAGCCAAATACACAAATTTATTCTCCACTCCATTTTTCGACATCTATTATCATTAATATTACGAAAATCTCTTGCACGAGTTGCTTCATATAGTAGAAtttctgtttatatatatatactggttAGTTCCGTAGGTTGCGAAATTTATATCATGATATAAGTATATCATATAACATAACATATGTATaaccataaatcctaaactctaaaatattctaaatatttatatatagctAGTGATTTAGAGAACAAAGAAGCTTTAGTTGTAATGGTGAAGCTGTTAACTCCTTACAAATGCAGGAGATCGTTGGTTCAATTCCCATATCCAACAATTTCAGCGTTACTTTCTTGCATTGGCAAAAAGCATACGAGAGGCTTTCCCCGCATGGATTTCGGCTCAGTCTTAACTGTCGCCAGCGTGGAGTGCATTGGATTGACGGAACCAAGTTTAGAGCTGGCCCAACTGTCCGGTGGGCATGTTGGGTGGGTTGGCGGCCTAAAATATTCAGGGTTAGGATGATAGCCTTGTTGGTTATCTCTCCAGACTGAGAGTCTACGATGCTCGAGTTCGAACCAACTAACTGGGATATTTCTTTGTGGAATATTGGTTCCAAGGACTTGTTCCACTTCCAATCTTACATATCGTTAGCGTGATGCAGGCTGTTCTGACGGCCCACATCCACTCAATTGTCCAATGAGCATGTTGGTCTAGGTGATTCTTTGGCTAggaaaaaaattagggtttaggacGAATGGTTGTTTTGGAATGCTGCTAAGATCGGAAGGGGTTAAGAGCCCCATTTTCACTCGCATGGGCTTCGGCCCGAGGTCTACACCCACTCAGTTGTTCGAAAGGCATGCTAGGTTGGGTGGTTCCTTGCTTAtcaaaaattagggtttagaatttttctttcaaaatatactatattctaacattatgacaCCAAAATACTCTATAACACattataaaatatgatttaacatagtttgGGGGATTGTAGCTAAAATTGTAACTAATAATTGGAGTCTCCCTATCCCATAAGAGTAATGCTACATCCACCCAAAATAAGACTCCATTTTACCCCCAAATCTATATAGCATgtgaaatagtcattgattataaacacatatgtatggctcacttaacatccaacactcaACATTAATTGAAGGTTAAATGGGATAACATTTTGGGTGGATCGATGAAACATTATTCATCCGATAAATAGGTTAGCCTATACACTCCGTTTGGTGCAGCTTATGATGGTAAAATCTAATGTCACAAAGATACGGACATATTTGGCAGTAATAAATTAAATGATCATGCATCAAATTGATGTTAATTACCAATAAATACCTAATCTTTGAGAGAGAGGATTAATTAACTTGGTTAAGttggcattatatatatatatatatatatatatatatatatatatatatatatatatatgtactggGGTTGTTGGTCCATGGCATATTATTATCACTAAATTATACATAGACATATTCAACATGTTAGAAGTACAAATAATTGAAGAGAGAATTAAATACCTAATTGTATTAAAATGTCCTTAAACAATGCAAATCTTGGCCTTTACATGTATGTTATTGATAATAATTCAATGAACTATAGTATACATTTCCAAGAAAGTCGTTAATTATTGGATCAATGGAGAATAAAACAGCAAGGATGTTACTTGTTCATGAACTACAGGGGGGTTCCTTTAATTCCAAGGGCTTTCACTTACCAAATTTAATAATCAATTTGTCagtcaaataattaattaatcaagtgCTATAATTTtgacttacatatatatatataaaataaaatttgtttataaAGCAATATTCAtgcatgaaattaataataaaaccTTTTTCTAGTCAACTTGATCTGTGAGTATATTGAATATATCTATGCAAATTAACCAACAACTACCTGAACACGAAGCAACATCATCCCTGACGACCAAACGCTCATAAGTCATATCTTGGCATGTTTATATATAACTAACCATTAATATAATGCACCAATTAACTCCATGGAGATAAAAGAAGAATGTTAGtcaataaatatgtatatatatatatatatatgtatatgtatatgttcatATTATAACCCACATCACATTAGTGAAGAACACTGGTAATATTGTTTGGCTTGATGTGTGAAAACCTAGGGATCCGTCCAGATTGAGTGTAGGATGCGCCAAGGTCGATCTTTTGTGCTAATATTCATTATTCACTTACCAGGACCAGCACTAGACACCATCAATGACCCCCAAAGTCAAAACTCATAACCTAACTGTACATCGATGATCGATCcactccctttcctttccttttgttttttttacttttgattgctaACCATTAAACCAAAAGAAATGCATACACATGACCTTGTAATTACTGCCCAGCGAGCCAGACCAACTGGCCATCTCtgggtctatatatatagtcatgaGAGAGCGTAACATATAATGAAAACGACACACCACTCTCTCATGACATGACCTGAACCAGATTACTAAATGGACCCCCACCCCATCAAGGGGATCGTTAGCTCTCTAGTTTAGTTTATCAGCTACGTACCAAAACCAAACTCCCAAATCCTTTGCGTTCGCTACTTATAATATATCTTGTCGTTATTGAATTATGTGAAAATTAGGGTTTGAGAGAGGGGTGTGTTTTGGTCAAAGAAGAAGGGCACCGGCCTCAATCATACAGCGATTGGGCTAGCTGGGTCCGCACAAATCTTGAACAAGATCTCCAATAACAAGTTTTACAGGTAAGTGATTGAGTTGTAATATTAGGCTTTCTTTTCACCACCACATATACTCTTTTTCATAATTGGGTATAGACCCAACTTTTTTCATTTTCACTTTCTGTTCTTTGTTGTGGGTGGATTTGTTTTAATTTCCCCAGAAACTCTTTGCAGAGAGTGTGTGGTCAGCATGATGAACTTtgttgaagaagaacaaaaggagAATTACTTTGATAAAGATGAAGGAGAAGGGGAGGAGAAACcctttatttctttctcttccaCCTCCTCATCTTCTGCTGCCAATTCTCCCAATTACAGCCAAAACCTATCCCTCTTTGGGGCATTTGAGCAGTCACAACAAGCACACAAAAATCAAGATCACACCCCACCTGTCAATTTGGACAGCAATAATAATCTAGACCTTATGGAATTATCACTAGGAGGTACTAGTAGTGGAAGATCATCCGGAgccggaggaggaggaggaggaggggatATTGAGAAAGAACACATGTTCGACAAAGTAGTGACTCCAAGCGATGTGGGGAAGCTGAACCGGCTAGTGATACCAAAACAACACGCGGAGAAGTACTTCCCGCTCAATTCCTCATCGACCGAGAAAGGACTACTCTTAAACTTCGAAGATCGGACTGGAAAGGCGTGGCGATTCAGGTACTCTTATTGGAACAGCAGTCAGAGCTATGTCATAACCAAAGGATGGAGCAGGTTTGTGAAGGAGAAGAAGCTTGATGCTGGAGATGTTGTGTCGTTTCAACGCGGTGTTGGCGAGTTAGGCCGGGATCGGTTGTTCATAGACTGGAGGAGAAGGCCTAATCCGCTCGAATCAACACCAGTTCAGTTTCAGTTCCAGTTTCCACAGGAGGTGCAGTGGGGGAGGCTCTACTCCATGCCGCCACCGCGATTGGGGTCAATTTCACAACAATTCGAGAATTTTCCAAACTCCATGAATTATAATTTGTATCCTTATCATTACAATcttcaacaacagcagcagcgaCAACAACAACGACAACATGAACCAATTGTTGGTTACGGACATGGAGTTTTCCAACAGCATTATTTAAggtcatcattatcatcatcatcagttgTGCAAGAAGGTGGGAATTTGCAACCGATGGTGATCAATTCAGTGCCAGTTGTTCATGGTACTAAAACCGCGGCGCCGCTAAAACGGCTGAGGTTGTTTGGTGTGAACATGGAGTGTGGTGGTAGTAGTAGTACTGCACAAGATGAAGTAATCTCTCCTTCTCCTCATTTAGCCTCGGccggttcttcttcttctcatcctTCCCAGTTGAGGTTACCAGGGAATTCGCCGGTTTCAACAATACCGCAAATTGAGTTATCAAACATAGGGAAGTCTTCTTCGTCACCCAATTTTGATTATAAGCACTAAGTTGAAGGGGTGGAAGACATGGAAGGAAGATAAGTCTtgctttgttgttttctttaattttgggTTTAGATTTCATGGCATTGCAGAATTAATTGCCAGATGGGGTCAATTAGAGAGTGTAACTACATGGAATTGAAAAATCTTTTCAATTGTGTATAACACATTATATATTGAAAATTATATAAgcatacatgtgtgtgtatatatatatatatatatatcgtgttTTCCTTTAATAGGTCGACGTAGGGGTTCTCTCCAACTGTATTTTGGGGTTATTAGCATTGCTGTTCCCCTCTGCACATGCAGTTATTGATGATCACTGTGTGGTACGTACTCTTATCTCTTTGTGTTTCTTGTCTATAGTGTCAGTAATTGTATGGTACAAAGCAAGCCAATCGATGGCTGGTGCAGGTTCATCagtttaatttgtttatattcTCTTTTTGCTTCAATTTGCCTTGTTTGGTTAATGTTCTTGCTGCCGCCTAGTTAAGCAGGATTGCAGGGGGGGGTGTGAAGCGCCGAGCGCGCAGAAAGTTGGAGCAGTACTAGCTAGCTATATGCTAATACTGTAGAAGGTactatgtatacatgtgtttatttatatattctacatatatatataaaaaatatgtttcttGGTAATTCATATTTTCAGGTCTTTAATTACAGCTTGTGAGCAGCTATCCTTTGTTGTCTCGATTACTGCACACACTCAGCAAGTGCTTCTATTTAACAATTTTTCTCAAATAAGGTATATATATGCTTCTTTTCTGGATTGGAACTGCTCAAATTAATGCTTTCTTCAGTTAAGATATATATGCTGATCCTTTTCTGTGGTAGTTATTGCGGTTTGTAACAAGTTTACCTAGTTTCTGGATCATGCTGGAAATGAAAATTAGAactacacatacatatatcttTCTATATTTGCAAGCACAAGTTTATCCTTCAGTTAAGGTGAAcattataattatatgtataactcactttaaaaaaaatagttataaaacaagaagagggtTCATGATGGTTCGAAAATATTTTTCCTAGAAAAAATATGCTGCAAACTTTCCCATTATTCATatgcatgtttgtttgtttgattttgcaTTATGGATTTGAAATTAATGTGATTTGTAATATTAAGACAGTTTTGGTGCAGCTGATTAGCTGTCAAAGATGTTGTAAAAGGTTTGTCTGATCTCAATTAAGCACACACGTTTATTATCATAATTCCATTCCACTGTTGCTTTGAAAATAGTTttgaattatatatgtgtgtatatatgcataatTAGGGCACTTAATTTCATGTTATTTGTTCAAGTCTTAAATAAAAAGGATGTCAAAGATTAGCTAGAACTGGGATACCAAACAGTTGGGATCGTTATTATTTTCAGAAATAATTATATGAAACTCTGGATGATCgtagttattatatatatatatacaaatggcATGCAGTATACAAGTTTTAGAGACAGTTCTACTTATTCTTCATTTTAGGACTTGCCACTACTAATCAAAGACTCATGAATTTGTAgcgtatatataattatatataatctatgtgcatgtatatatatgaaatctCATGATCACACATATAAGCATAGAAGAAACCACGTATGCATGGTCATGAAAAGACTGCattgttaattaatttaaacaACTTATATAGCTTTAGACAAAGATTAAACTTCACATATAGTGAAAATAACCATGAACAACTTGCTAATATATGTGAAGACTAATTTATGGCCAATCCAGCAGgcgacatacatacatacatacatatatatataattatcattAGTGTATAAATAAACTTGAACCCTGCCCTGGTTCAAGTTCTAAGGAGTAAAATATCCAGTTGTGTGACATGCTAAAGTACTAACTAGAAATATTACTGTTTACTTTTGTGTGCATAATAATCTGTTTAGCAATGCTAGTATTCATTCTTAGATTGAGGGATTTTGAGGGAATGGAAGATAAGGcaaagggaggggaggggagagaatggaagagagaggaagaatatttttcttctattatgtttggataaataaaaaaagaaaaaaaagaaaaaaaagaaaatttgttaaatttactaatttatcgttatttttatgttaaagtattaTGTATCAGGGTAAAATAGggttttaacttataaataacttaattaatcatCATTTCCCTTCAAAGATATAATTTTGTTCTTGTGACTTTCTTGTAAAAGAAGTTGAATGTCATATGTAACTTTaatcaaaatttacaaaaatttctattttcaaataatataTTGTGCTAAGAAaactttaaatttgttttttgtacatttttaaaatatgatattttaCTTAAAAATGTCATTTATTATATGTGTTGAattaatcatcatcatccaagtttTTATCCTAAAAGTTTTGGGTTGGTTACATAAGTTtatgagaaaaatcaaaatgaatctACTAAATTATTCGTTTCGGTCATTATTaaggatcatactttcatcaatttCTATTGAATTCATATCATTTATTACTATTTCAAGTCATGTGTTGAATTAATATAAGAATAAAATAGATAAGAAGCATGTATATGTAGTTTCATATAGCATCAATTTAACTAAATTTTCTCATCTTTTCCTTGtaccttttatttattttttattgttacaaaatatatattgattaaTTGATTGGATATACgtactttaatatatatattattactttACCGTCTTGCCTAatcttttttttaccttttttcatagattatttattagattataatatttataactcgagaaaaatatgaagaaattttttttgataaatctgaTTGTTTATTAATAAAGAAGAATATTACATAAagatgaacaacaaaaaaaacaacacccgactaacaattccaaagcaattaAATTAGAATTTCAACTCTTTCTATAAATTAAACTTGTCATTTTATGGACACATTTCAGTCAATTAAGCACTCAAAAAGTACACATATCACTCTAATAGAGTTTTTTTTAAGTACTCTAGCTTTAaggaataatatataaataatgtagTACACTAAtttaataagttttttttacagaatgaaacataagaaaatagagatgaaaatgactatatatacatgtaattGGGTTTCATGCACGGTAACTGCACAACCAttggaaagaataaaaaaaataccatatAGTATATGATTTTGAAACATTATTCTGCATATCTTGTTTCCTAAAATTATTAAGCTGTATAGTAGAATCCCATTCTAgctaaatgaaaaaatatatatagttcgAGGATGACTAACATTATAGGAATTGATCTCCTCTCATTTTCTCTATGTTATTTGAACTCCTCAAGTCTCTCTATATATgttatttctttttaatttataaaccatgttctttttatttgtattattattagtaAGACAGGAGACTCTTGAcgttgagggatttgggggttTCGTAATTATTTAGAATTTATGGTTTACATATAGTggtagataaaaaaaagttagacaagttttaaaaataaaaaaataaaaatgtggtgAGATGTGGCACACCTTCCAAACCATTagattcaaattgtagactttacaattttaaatgaattgcggATCCCCATATCCGATGTGCGACGTTTCTTAACAAATAACATGTACTACAAAAACCAAAATGTGTTTTGTGTATCATTTTGTTATCAAATGCTAAAATATTACATCAAAATGTTAATTGTAGAAAAGATTCAAGACTCATCACATGATAGaaatatacataatatatatatatatatatagattacgGTCTAGCGTTAATTGTCATAGAAAGGTAAATTTTAATGTAGACTttgatattttcaaaattaaatcaaaGATAATGAAACATAACATATAATTTGTCTCAATCTAAATATTTGAATTTAAATTAGCTAGTAAACTTGATGtttcataaaataataaaaaaaagaaaagaaacgaaGAGCGAGAGAGTAAAATTatctatatacacatatataagtatatgaaattgaataattaacatgagcaattttgaagcgtCTATTCTTAATATATATTGATCTGAATCATTAGAGTACGGAAAAAGAGGTggtccaatatatatatatatatataatcatgagTGAGTGGGAGAAAGGATTGATTAATTTGATTCACAAGATTTCTGTGCTGCCAACTTATGagcttgttgatgatgatgatacacACAGACACAGTAACAACATCAAAAGTCCCCACCCTATACCCtagacctatatatatatatatataaaaagatgtCGTAGGGTTAGGTTTTGATAACCACATGGGAtgggagagtgagagagagtctctttaattaatttcttgttttGGTCCTTCCATCTCCATGCCCATGGGACGCGTGCAATGCAAAATCAACAACGATAACATGATTTTCTCCATCtcctgattttttttctttccctttgcaTGAACCACGTACGTACGTTGCTTTGCCCCCCCTGTATATGATTTAAATGCTTCCTTCCTTAATTATGATagtaaatacatatatatata carries:
- the LOC119984004 gene encoding B3 domain-containing transcription factor NGA1-like, encoding MMNFVEEEQKENYFDKDEGEGEEKPFISFSSTSSSSAANSPNYSQNLSLFGAFEQSQQAHKNQDHTPPVNLDSNNNLDLMELSLGGTSSGRSSGAGGGGGGGDIEKEHMFDKVVTPSDVGKLNRLVIPKQHAEKYFPLNSSSTEKGLLLNFEDRTGKAWRFRYSYWNSSQSYVITKGWSRFVKEKKLDAGDVVSFQRGVGELGRDRLFIDWRRRPNPLESTPVQFQFQFPQEVQWGRLYSMPPPRLGSISQQFENFPNSMNYNLYPYHYNLQQQQQRQQQRQHEPIVGYGHGVFQQHYLRSSLSSSSVVQEGGNLQPMVINSVPVVHGTKTAAPLKRLRLFGVNMECGGSSSTAQDEVISPSPHLASAGSSSSHPSQLRLPGNSPVSTIPQIELSNIGKSSSSPNFDYKH